The nucleotide sequence TTTTAGCACGAGGACGGATTGAAGAGGCCCATCGCGCTGCCCAACGATTACTGAAACGCCCTGTAGCTATTGACCGTGGCTCTCTGAGTCTCAACATTAGAACTGCCCGGCCAGGGTTTCGGCTCCTGTTTTCCCCCCGATACTTCCAGGCCACTATCCTTGCCGCTGTCCCCTGGTTTTTACAAGACCTCTCCACCTACGGTATCGGCATTTTTACGCCAACCATCCTAGCAACCCTGTTTACAAGAACAAGCTCTAATTTCATTTTCCAGGACATGGTGGCTGCGGAAGGCTCTGGGGTGATTGATTTATTCTTACTTTTCGGCTTCTTAACCTCCTTGCCCTTGGTGGATAAAGTTGGCCGAATTCCACTCCAAATTCTCGGCTTTGGCGGGTGCGCGGTTGGGCTACTGATTGCTTCCTTTGCGGCTGATATTCCCGATGGCCATGAACTGAAGATTTTCCTGATTTTTGCCGGATTTATGATCTTCAACTTTATGAACAACCTCGGCCCCAATGCCATGACCTATCTCTTAGCGGGTGAAGTTTTTCCAACAGAAATTCGGGGCTTGGGGGCCGGGTTTGCCGCCTCCTTTGCCAAGATTGGGGCTGTATTGACCGCATTCTTCTTCCCTATTCTCCGAGAGCAAATTGGCACCACCCCACTCCTCTATATCCTCTCTGGGACAGCAGTTTTGGGAGGCT is from Synechococcus sp. PCC 6312 and encodes:
- a CDS encoding MFS transporter, with protein sequence MESILPKSLQAHIDESPPRPLTPMQWRIWALAAMGKFFEGMVIFITGVALPLLERYFDLPAALDGSLSAATLFGILVGASLFGNLADRLGRKFVFVWEMALFTLFLVLCTLAWNIGVLIVALFCVGLALGADYPTAHIIVSESIPSKFRGRMVLGAFAFQSVGSLGGVLLGLAVLKVYPQVEAWRWMYAALIGPGLIVFLLRLTLAESAHWLLARGRIEEAHRAAQRLLKRPVAIDRGSLSLNIRTARPGFRLLFSPRYFQATILAAVPWFLQDLSTYGIGIFTPTILATLFTRTSSNFIFQDMVAAEGSGVIDLFLLFGFLTSLPLVDKVGRIPLQILGFGGCAVGLLIASFAADIPDGHELKIFLIFAGFMIFNFMNNLGPNAMTYLLAGEVFPTEIRGLGAGFAASFAKIGAVLTAFFFPILREQIGTTPLLYILSGTAVLGGLITFVVRIEPNGKSLEELA